From the Homo sapiens chromosome 1, GRCh38.p14 Primary Assembly genome, one window contains:
- the SPOCD1 gene encoding SPOC domain-containing protein 1 isoform 5 (isoform 5 is encoded by transcript variant 5) encodes MSSMQLAPQELARWRDQEEKRGPQMFMDCSPQALPIASEDTTGQHDHHFLDPNCHICKDWEPSNELLGSFEAAKSCGDNIFQKALSQTPMPAPEMPKTRELSPTEPQDRVPPSGLHVPAAPTKALPCLPPWEGVLDMFSIKRFRARAQLVSGHSCRLVQALPTVIRSAGCIPSNIVWDLLASICPAKAKDVCVVRLCPHGARDTQNCRLLYSYLNDRQRHGLASVEHMGMVLLPLPAFQPLPTRLRPLGGPGLEVTHSSLLLAVLLPKEGLPDTAGSSPWLGKVQKMVSFNSKVEKRYYQPDDRRPNVPLKGTPPPGGAWQQSQGRGSIAPRGISAWQRPPRGRGRLWPEPENWQHPGRGQWPPEPGLRQSQHPYSVAPAGHGFGRGQHFHRDSCPHQALLRHLESLATMSHQLQALLCPQTKSSIPRPLQRLSSALAAPEPPGPARDSSLGPTDEAGSECPFPRKA; translated from the exons ATGAGCTCGATGCAGCTGGCCCCCCAGGAGCTGGCCCGCTGGCGGGACCAGGAGGAGAAAAGG GGACCGCAGATGTTCATGGACTGCAGCCCACAGGCCCTGCCCATCGCATCAGAGGACACCACGGGGCAGCATGACCACCACTTCTTAGACCCCAACTGCCACATCTGCAAGG ACTGGGAGCCCTCGAATGAGCTGCTAGGCTCCTTCGAAGCCGCCAAGAGCTGCGGGGACAATATCTTCCAGAAAGCCCTAAGCCAAACTCCTATGCCTGCTCCAGAGATGCCCAAAACCAGGGAGTTGTCTCCCACGGAACCACAGGACAG GGTCCCTCCATCTGGGCTCCATGTGCCTGCTGCACCCACaaaggccctgccctgcctgccacCCTGGGAAGGTGTTCTGGACATGTTCTCCATCAAGCGGTTCCGGGCCAGGGCCCAGCTGGTCTCGGGACACAGCTGTCGGCTTGTCCAG GCTCTGCCCACCGTGATCCGCTCGGCAGGCTGCATCCCCTCCAACATTGTCTGGGACCTTCTGGCCAGCATCTGCCCAGCCAAGGCCAAG GACGTCTGCGTGGTCAGACTGTGCCCACATGGGGCCCGGGACACCCAGAACTGCCGCCTGCTCTACTCATACCTCAATGATAGGCAGCGCCACGGGCTGGCCTCTGTGGAGCACATGGGGATGGTCCTGCTGCCCCTGCCTGCCTtccagcccctgcccaccaggcTGCGCCCTTTGGGGGGCCCAG gTCTGGAGGTCACTCACTCAAGTCTGTTGCTGGCTGTGCTGCTCCCCAAGGAAGGGCTTCCAGACACAGCAGGGTCCAGCCCCTGGTTGGGGAAGGTTCAAAAGATGGTCTCCTTCAACAGTAAGGTGGAGAAGAGATACTATCAGCCAGATGACAGGAGGCCGAATGTGCCCCTGaagggcacccctcccccaggagGTGCCTGGCAGCAGAGCCAGGGCAGGGGCAGTATAGCTCCAAGGGGAATCTCTGCTTGGCAGAGGCCCCCCAGAGGCAGGGGGAGGCTCTGGCCAGAGCCTGAAAACTGGCAGCATCCTGGGCGAGGGCAGTGGCCCCCAGAGCCAGGCTTGCGCCAGTCCCAGCATCCCTATTCAGTAGCACCAGCTGGTCATGGCTTTGGCCGTGGCCAGCACTTCCACAGGGACTCCTGTCCCCACCAAGCCCTGCTCCGGCACCTCGAATCCCTGGCGACCATGAGTCACCAGCTCCAAGCCTTACTGTGCCCCCAGACCAAGAGCTCCATCCCCCGCCCTCTGCAGCGTTTGTCTAGCGCCCTTGCAGCTCCAGAGCCCCCTGGCCCAGCCCGTGACTCCTCTTTGGGGCCTACAGATGAAGCTGGCTCTGAGTGTCCCTTCCCTAGAAAGGCCTGA
- the SPOCD1 gene encoding SPOC domain-containing protein 1 isoform 3 (isoform 3 is encoded by transcript variant 3): MEVSSPSPAQRLRRKKRPMVQGPAGCQVFQPSPSGGTAGDPGGLSDPFYPPRSGSLALGDPSSDPACSQSGPMEAEEDSLPEQPEDSAQLQQEKPSLYIGVRGTVVRSMQEVLWTRLRELPDPVLSEEVVEGIAAGIEAALWDLTQGTNGRYKTKYRSLLFNLRDPRNLDLFLKVVHGDVTPYDLVRMSSMQLAPQELARWRDQEEKRGLNIIEQQQKEPCRLPASKMTHKGEVEIQRDMDQTLTLEDLVGPQMFMDCSPQALPIASEDTTGQHDHHFLDPNCHICKDWEPSNELLGSFEAAKSCGDNIFQKALSQTPMPAPEMPKTRELSPTEPQDRVPPSGLHVPAAPTKALPCLPPWEGVLDMFSIKRFRARAQLVSGHSCRLVQALPTVIRSAGCIPSNIVWDLLASICPAKAKDVCVVRLCPHGARDTQNCRLLYSYLNDRQRHGLASVEHMGMVLLPLPAFQPLPTRLRPLGGPGLEVTHSSLLLAVLLPKEGLPDTAGSSPWLGKVQKMVSFNSKVEKRYYQPDDRRPNVPLKGTPPPGGAWQQSQGRGSIAPRGISAWQRPPRGRGRLWPEPENWQHPGRGQWPPEPGLRQSQHPYSVAPAGHGFGRGQHFHRDSCPHQALLRHLESLATMSHQLQALLCPQTKSSIPRPLQRLSSALAAPEPPGPARDSSLGPTDEAGSECPFPRKA; this comes from the exons ATGGAGGTCAGCTCACCCTCACCTGCCCAGAGgctcagaaggaagaaaaggccCATGGTGCAGGGCCCTGCTGGGTGCCAG GTTTTCCAGCCTTCTCCTTCAGGAGGCACAGCAGGGGACCCTGGTGGCCTCTCTGACCCCTTCTACCCTCCAAGAAGCGGTTCCCTGGCCCTTGGCGACCCCAGCTCGGACCCTGCATGTTCCCAG AGTGGCCCAATGGAGGCTGAAGAGGATTCTCTTCCGGAGCAGCCAGAGGACTCAG CTCAGCTCCAACAGGAGAAGCCATCCCTGTATATTGGGGTGCGGGGCACTGTTGTCCGTTCCATGCAGGAGGTACTATGGACTCG CCTTCGGGAGCTCCCAGACCCAGTGCTGAGTGAGGAGGTGGTGGAGGGCATTGCTGCTGGCATTGAGGCAGCCCTCTGGGACCTGACACAAGGCACCAATGGCCGGTACAAGACCAAGTATCGCAGCCTGCTGTTCAACCTGCGGGACCCCAGGAACCTG gaCTTGTTTCTCAAAGTGGTTCATGGAGATGTCACCCCCTACGACCTGGTGCGGATGAGCTCGATGCAGCTGGCCCCCCAGGAGCTGGCCCGCTGGCGGGACCAGGAGGAGAAAAGG GGCCTGAATATCATTGAGCAGCAACAGAAGGAGCCGtgcagacttccagcctccaaaatgaCCCACAAGGGCGAAGTGGAGATTCAGCGGGACATGGACCAGACACTGACCCTGGAGGATCTGGTG GGACCGCAGATGTTCATGGACTGCAGCCCACAGGCCCTGCCCATCGCATCAGAGGACACCACGGGGCAGCATGACCACCACTTCTTAGACCCCAACTGCCACATCTGCAAGG ACTGGGAGCCCTCGAATGAGCTGCTAGGCTCCTTCGAAGCCGCCAAGAGCTGCGGGGACAATATCTTCCAGAAAGCCCTAAGCCAAACTCCTATGCCTGCTCCAGAGATGCCCAAAACCAGGGAGTTGTCTCCCACGGAACCACAGGACAG GGTCCCTCCATCTGGGCTCCATGTGCCTGCTGCACCCACaaaggccctgccctgcctgccacCCTGGGAAGGTGTTCTGGACATGTTCTCCATCAAGCGGTTCCGGGCCAGGGCCCAGCTGGTCTCGGGACACAGCTGTCGGCTTGTCCAG GCTCTGCCCACCGTGATCCGCTCGGCAGGCTGCATCCCCTCCAACATTGTCTGGGACCTTCTGGCCAGCATCTGCCCAGCCAAGGCCAAG GACGTCTGCGTGGTCAGACTGTGCCCACATGGGGCCCGGGACACCCAGAACTGCCGCCTGCTCTACTCATACCTCAATGATAGGCAGCGCCACGGGCTGGCCTCTGTGGAGCACATGGGGATGGTCCTGCTGCCCCTGCCTGCCTtccagcccctgcccaccaggcTGCGCCCTTTGGGGGGCCCAG gTCTGGAGGTCACTCACTCAAGTCTGTTGCTGGCTGTGCTGCTCCCCAAGGAAGGGCTTCCAGACACAGCAGGGTCCAGCCCCTGGTTGGGGAAGGTTCAAAAGATGGTCTCCTTCAACAGTAAGGTGGAGAAGAGATACTATCAGCCAGATGACAGGAGGCCGAATGTGCCCCTGaagggcacccctcccccaggagGTGCCTGGCAGCAGAGCCAGGGCAGGGGCAGTATAGCTCCAAGGGGAATCTCTGCTTGGCAGAGGCCCCCCAGAGGCAGGGGGAGGCTCTGGCCAGAGCCTGAAAACTGGCAGCATCCTGGGCGAGGGCAGTGGCCCCCAGAGCCAGGCTTGCGCCAGTCCCAGCATCCCTATTCAGTAGCACCAGCTGGTCATGGCTTTGGCCGTGGCCAGCACTTCCACAGGGACTCCTGTCCCCACCAAGCCCTGCTCCGGCACCTCGAATCCCTGGCGACCATGAGTCACCAGCTCCAAGCCTTACTGTGCCCCCAGACCAAGAGCTCCATCCCCCGCCCTCTGCAGCGTTTGTCTAGCGCCCTTGCAGCTCCAGAGCCCCCTGGCCCAGCCCGTGACTCCTCTTTGGGGCCTACAGATGAAGCTGGCTCTGAGTGTCCCTTCCCTAGAAAGGCCTGA
- the SPOCD1 gene encoding SPOC domain-containing protein 1 isoform 4 (isoform 4 is encoded by transcript variant 4) translates to MSSMQLAPQELARWRDQEEKRGLNIIEQQQKEPCRLPASKMTHKGEVEIQRDMDQTLTLEDLVGPQMFMDCSPQALPIASEDTTGQHDHHFLDPNCHICKDWEPSNELLGSFEAAKSCGDNIFQKALSQTPMPAPEMPKTRELSPTEPQDRVPPSGLHVPAAPTKALPCLPPWEGVLDMFSIKRFRARAQLVSGHSCRLVQALPTVIRSAGCIPSNIVWDLLASICPAKAKDVCVVRLCPHGARDTQNCRLLYSYLNDRQRHGLASVEHMGMVLLPLPAFQPLPTRLRPLGGPGLEVTHSSLLLAVLLPKEGLPDTAGSSPWLGKVQKMVSFNSKVEKRYYQPDDRRPNVPLKGTPPPGGAWQQSQGRGSIAPRGISAWQRPPRGRGRLWPEPENWQHPGRGQWPPEPGLRQSQHPYSVAPAGHGFGRGQHFHRDSCPHQALLRHLESLATMSHQLQALLCPQTKSSIPRPLQRLSSALAAPEPPGPARDSSLGPTDEAGSECPFPRKA, encoded by the exons ATGAGCTCGATGCAGCTGGCCCCCCAGGAGCTGGCCCGCTGGCGGGACCAGGAGGAGAAAAGG GGCCTGAATATCATTGAGCAGCAACAGAAGGAGCCGtgcagacttccagcctccaaaatgaCCCACAAGGGCGAAGTGGAGATTCAGCGGGACATGGACCAGACACTGACCCTGGAGGATCTGGTG GGACCGCAGATGTTCATGGACTGCAGCCCACAGGCCCTGCCCATCGCATCAGAGGACACCACGGGGCAGCATGACCACCACTTCTTAGACCCCAACTGCCACATCTGCAAGG ACTGGGAGCCCTCGAATGAGCTGCTAGGCTCCTTCGAAGCCGCCAAGAGCTGCGGGGACAATATCTTCCAGAAAGCCCTAAGCCAAACTCCTATGCCTGCTCCAGAGATGCCCAAAACCAGGGAGTTGTCTCCCACGGAACCACAGGACAG GGTCCCTCCATCTGGGCTCCATGTGCCTGCTGCACCCACaaaggccctgccctgcctgccacCCTGGGAAGGTGTTCTGGACATGTTCTCCATCAAGCGGTTCCGGGCCAGGGCCCAGCTGGTCTCGGGACACAGCTGTCGGCTTGTCCAG GCTCTGCCCACCGTGATCCGCTCGGCAGGCTGCATCCCCTCCAACATTGTCTGGGACCTTCTGGCCAGCATCTGCCCAGCCAAGGCCAAG GACGTCTGCGTGGTCAGACTGTGCCCACATGGGGCCCGGGACACCCAGAACTGCCGCCTGCTCTACTCATACCTCAATGATAGGCAGCGCCACGGGCTGGCCTCTGTGGAGCACATGGGGATGGTCCTGCTGCCCCTGCCTGCCTtccagcccctgcccaccaggcTGCGCCCTTTGGGGGGCCCAG gTCTGGAGGTCACTCACTCAAGTCTGTTGCTGGCTGTGCTGCTCCCCAAGGAAGGGCTTCCAGACACAGCAGGGTCCAGCCCCTGGTTGGGGAAGGTTCAAAAGATGGTCTCCTTCAACAGTAAGGTGGAGAAGAGATACTATCAGCCAGATGACAGGAGGCCGAATGTGCCCCTGaagggcacccctcccccaggagGTGCCTGGCAGCAGAGCCAGGGCAGGGGCAGTATAGCTCCAAGGGGAATCTCTGCTTGGCAGAGGCCCCCCAGAGGCAGGGGGAGGCTCTGGCCAGAGCCTGAAAACTGGCAGCATCCTGGGCGAGGGCAGTGGCCCCCAGAGCCAGGCTTGCGCCAGTCCCAGCATCCCTATTCAGTAGCACCAGCTGGTCATGGCTTTGGCCGTGGCCAGCACTTCCACAGGGACTCCTGTCCCCACCAAGCCCTGCTCCGGCACCTCGAATCCCTGGCGACCATGAGTCACCAGCTCCAAGCCTTACTGTGCCCCCAGACCAAGAGCTCCATCCCCCGCCCTCTGCAGCGTTTGTCTAGCGCCCTTGCAGCTCCAGAGCCCCCTGGCCCAGCCCGTGACTCCTCTTTGGGGCCTACAGATGAAGCTGGCTCTGAGTGTCCCTTCCCTAGAAAGGCCTGA
- the SPOCD1 gene encoding SPOC domain-containing protein 1 isoform 6 (isoform 6 is encoded by transcript variant 6) — protein sequence MSSMQLAPQELARWRDQEEKRGLNIIEQQQKEPCRLPASKMTHKGEVEIQRDMDQTLTLEDLVGPQMFMDCSPQALPIASEDTTGQHDHHFLDPNCHICKDWEPSNELLGSFEAAKSCGDNIFQKALSQTPMPAPEMPKTRELSPTEPQDRVPPSGLHVPAAPTKALPCLPPWEGVLDMFSIKRFRARAQLVSGHSCRLVQALPTVIRSAGCIPSNIVWDLLASICPAKAKVWRSLTQVCCWLCCSPRKGFQTQQGPAPGWGRFKRWSPSTVRWRRDTISQMTGGRMCP from the exons ATGAGCTCGATGCAGCTGGCCCCCCAGGAGCTGGCCCGCTGGCGGGACCAGGAGGAGAAAAGG GGCCTGAATATCATTGAGCAGCAACAGAAGGAGCCGtgcagacttccagcctccaaaatgaCCCACAAGGGCGAAGTGGAGATTCAGCGGGACATGGACCAGACACTGACCCTGGAGGATCTGGTG GGACCGCAGATGTTCATGGACTGCAGCCCACAGGCCCTGCCCATCGCATCAGAGGACACCACGGGGCAGCATGACCACCACTTCTTAGACCCCAACTGCCACATCTGCAAGG ACTGGGAGCCCTCGAATGAGCTGCTAGGCTCCTTCGAAGCCGCCAAGAGCTGCGGGGACAATATCTTCCAGAAAGCCCTAAGCCAAACTCCTATGCCTGCTCCAGAGATGCCCAAAACCAGGGAGTTGTCTCCCACGGAACCACAGGACAG GGTCCCTCCATCTGGGCTCCATGTGCCTGCTGCACCCACaaaggccctgccctgcctgccacCCTGGGAAGGTGTTCTGGACATGTTCTCCATCAAGCGGTTCCGGGCCAGGGCCCAGCTGGTCTCGGGACACAGCTGTCGGCTTGTCCAG GCTCTGCCCACCGTGATCCGCTCGGCAGGCTGCATCCCCTCCAACATTGTCTGGGACCTTCTGGCCAGCATCTGCCCAGCCAAGGCCAAG gTCTGGAGGTCACTCACTCAAGTCTGTTGCTGGCTGTGCTGCTCCCCAAGGAAGGGCTTCCAGACACAGCAGGGTCCAGCCCCTGGTTGGGGAAGGTTCAAAAGATGGTCTCCTTCAACAGTAAGGTGGAGAAGAGATACTATCAGCCAGATGACAGGAGGCCGAATGTGCCCCTGa